A window of the Loxodonta africana isolate mLoxAfr1 chromosome 3, mLoxAfr1.hap2, whole genome shotgun sequence genome harbors these coding sequences:
- the TTC22 gene encoding tetratricopeptide repeat protein 22 isoform X2: protein MAETEAAAEDLNALIDDLDYLPGHFHLEMQLNFEPRSPASLRARDLKLQREGLRQELELAAAPQHPAMRHLLGAFAFYLEELDEARELFLEVARDDPGNLNAWANLVHVYGRLEQEEEEEECAGRLAALMGLEAGTEAASDTQLRAARCLAEQGYAHGFDVGCTSPEERARVLKAGIALYDKALGFAQQVPIEEKRGWYFTMATLFIRLDGISLELGSEEQKRLPAFNRTLALLRQVLKSSEPHHRALAWCYLGMLLERKDTFSTTPMGVHDCGYSGTEPLDCFGKAIEIAKDHPSILNRLAKIFHFLGKQDMAIGTCNMALDVLQDPELNWQAYCTRAKVYYYMGVDAMQELMAVDEAALNQALVFLAKAGESELGPTLPELQLLRGKCLRIKGEEANAAACFKRAVELDDEGSSHTEGFGCLLEALLAQWSQAQLSDGELGREVDAWLRRAQGKYPPVRLRQELQRVWRGHTDEVLGLARALVAQGRLALVRLLFETMELEGEGAGEGAARGHRALSF from the exons ATGGCAGAGACGGAGGCCGCGGCTGAGGACCTGAACGCCCTCATCGACGACTTGGACTACCTCCCGGGCCACTTCCACCTTGAGATGCAGCTGAACTTCGAGCCGCGCTCGCCGGCCTCACTCCGCGCCAGGGACTTGAAGCTGCAGCGGGAGGGACTGAGGCAAGAGCTCGAGCTGGCGGCCGCTCCGCAGCACCCCGCGATGCGCCACCTCCTGGGCGCCTTCGCCTTCTATCTGGAGGAGCTGGATGAAGCCCGCGAGCTTTTCCTCGAGGTGGCCCGCGACGACCCGGGCAACCTCAACGCCTGGGCCAATTTGGTGCATGTATACGGGCGGCTGgagcaggaggaagaggaggaagagtgtGCGGGACGGCTGGCCGCTCTCATGGGCCTCGAGGCCGGCACCGAGGCTGCCAGCGACACCCAGCTCCGCGCTGCGCGCTGCCTGGCGGAACAGGGCTACGCGCACGGCTTCGACGTGGGCTGCACCAGCCCGGAGGAGCGCGCACGGGTGCTGAAGGCGGGCATCGCACTCTACGACAAGGCGCTGGGCTTCGCACAGCAG GTCCCGATAGAGGAGAAAAGGGGCTGGTACTTCACCATGGCAACGCTCTTCATCAG GCTAGATGGCATCTCCCTGGAGCTGGGCAGCGAGGAGCAGAAGCGGCTGCCCGCCTTCAACCGCACACTGGCTCTGCTTCGTCAAGTCCTCAAGTCCTCAGAGCCCCACCACCGAG CTCTAGCCTGGTGCTACCTCGGGATGCTGCTGGAGAGAAAAGACACCTTCTCTACCACTCCCATGGGTGTCCACGACTGCGGGTACTCAGGGACCGAACCCCTGGATTGCTTTGGCAAG GCCATCGAGATTGCCAAGGACCACCCCTCCATCCTGAATCGCCTGGCCAAAATCTTCCACTTCCTAGGAAAGCAGGACATGGCCATTGGAACCTGCAACATGGCACTGGACGTCCTTCAAGATCCAGAGCTCAACTGGCAGGCATACTGCACAAGGGCCAAG GTGTACTACTACATGGGCGTGGACGCGATGCAGGAGCTGATGGCGGTGGATGAGGCAGCACTCAACCAGGCGCTGGTCTTCCTGGCCAAAGCCGGCGAGTCAGAGTTGGGCCCGACGTTGCCAGAGCTGCAGCTGCTTCGCGGCAAGTGTCTGCGCATCAAGGGCGAGGAGGCCAACGCGGCGGCCTGCTTCAAGCGCGCGGTGGAGCTGGACGATGAGGGCTCCAGCCACACCGAGGGCTTCGGCTGCCTGCTCGAGGCGCTGCTGGCGCAGTGGAGCCAGGCGCAGCTGAGCGACGGCGAGCTGGGCCGCGAGGTGGACGCGTGGCTGCGCCGCGCCCAGGGCAAGTATCCGCCGGTGCGCCTGCGCCAAGAGCTGCAGCGCGTGTGGCGCGGCCACACGGACGAGGTGCTGGGGCTGGCCCGAGCCTTGGTGGCCCAGGGCCGGCTGGCGCTGGTGCGGCTGCTCTTCGAGACTATGGAGTTAGAGGGCGAGGGCGCAGGCGAGGGCGCGGCGCGGGGCCACCGGGCGCTCTCCTTCTGA
- the TTC22 gene encoding tetratricopeptide repeat protein 22 isoform X1 produces the protein MAETEAAAEDLNALIDDLDYLPGHFHLEMQLNFEPRSPASLRARDLKLQREGLRQELELAAAPQHPAMRHLLGAFAFYLEELDEARELFLEVARDDPGNLNAWANLVHVYGRLEQEEEEEECAGRLAALMGLEAGTEAASDTQLRAARCLAEQGYAHGFDVGCTSPEERARVLKAGIALYDKALGFAQQVPIEEKRGWYFTMATLFIRLDGISLELGSEEQKRLPAFNRTLALLRQVLKSSEPHHRALAWCYLGMLLERKDTFSTTPMGVHDCGYSGTEPLDCFGKAIEIAKDHPSILNRLAKIFHFLGKQDMAIGTCNMALDVLQDPELNWQAYCTRAKIHIRAYLHDLERAKMGVGGMPDRNHLACAKADLEEVVKVCPGLKTYLDIGQVYYYMGVDAMQELMAVDEAALNQALVFLAKAGESELGPTLPELQLLRGKCLRIKGEEANAAACFKRAVELDDEGSSHTEGFGCLLEALLAQWSQAQLSDGELGREVDAWLRRAQGKYPPVRLRQELQRVWRGHTDEVLGLARALVAQGRLALVRLLFETMELEGEGAGEGAARGHRALSF, from the exons ATGGCAGAGACGGAGGCCGCGGCTGAGGACCTGAACGCCCTCATCGACGACTTGGACTACCTCCCGGGCCACTTCCACCTTGAGATGCAGCTGAACTTCGAGCCGCGCTCGCCGGCCTCACTCCGCGCCAGGGACTTGAAGCTGCAGCGGGAGGGACTGAGGCAAGAGCTCGAGCTGGCGGCCGCTCCGCAGCACCCCGCGATGCGCCACCTCCTGGGCGCCTTCGCCTTCTATCTGGAGGAGCTGGATGAAGCCCGCGAGCTTTTCCTCGAGGTGGCCCGCGACGACCCGGGCAACCTCAACGCCTGGGCCAATTTGGTGCATGTATACGGGCGGCTGgagcaggaggaagaggaggaagagtgtGCGGGACGGCTGGCCGCTCTCATGGGCCTCGAGGCCGGCACCGAGGCTGCCAGCGACACCCAGCTCCGCGCTGCGCGCTGCCTGGCGGAACAGGGCTACGCGCACGGCTTCGACGTGGGCTGCACCAGCCCGGAGGAGCGCGCACGGGTGCTGAAGGCGGGCATCGCACTCTACGACAAGGCGCTGGGCTTCGCACAGCAG GTCCCGATAGAGGAGAAAAGGGGCTGGTACTTCACCATGGCAACGCTCTTCATCAG GCTAGATGGCATCTCCCTGGAGCTGGGCAGCGAGGAGCAGAAGCGGCTGCCCGCCTTCAACCGCACACTGGCTCTGCTTCGTCAAGTCCTCAAGTCCTCAGAGCCCCACCACCGAG CTCTAGCCTGGTGCTACCTCGGGATGCTGCTGGAGAGAAAAGACACCTTCTCTACCACTCCCATGGGTGTCCACGACTGCGGGTACTCAGGGACCGAACCCCTGGATTGCTTTGGCAAG GCCATCGAGATTGCCAAGGACCACCCCTCCATCCTGAATCGCCTGGCCAAAATCTTCCACTTCCTAGGAAAGCAGGACATGGCCATTGGAACCTGCAACATGGCACTGGACGTCCTTCAAGATCCAGAGCTCAACTGGCAGGCATACTGCACAAGGGCCAAG ATCCATATCAGAGCCTACCTGCATGACCTGGAGCGGGCCAAGATGGGGGTCGGGGGCATGCCTGACAGGAACCACCTGGCCTGTGCCAAGGCCGACCTTGAGGAAGTGGTCAAGGTGTGCCCAGGCCTCAAGACCTACCTGGACATCGGCCAG GTGTACTACTACATGGGCGTGGACGCGATGCAGGAGCTGATGGCGGTGGATGAGGCAGCACTCAACCAGGCGCTGGTCTTCCTGGCCAAAGCCGGCGAGTCAGAGTTGGGCCCGACGTTGCCAGAGCTGCAGCTGCTTCGCGGCAAGTGTCTGCGCATCAAGGGCGAGGAGGCCAACGCGGCGGCCTGCTTCAAGCGCGCGGTGGAGCTGGACGATGAGGGCTCCAGCCACACCGAGGGCTTCGGCTGCCTGCTCGAGGCGCTGCTGGCGCAGTGGAGCCAGGCGCAGCTGAGCGACGGCGAGCTGGGCCGCGAGGTGGACGCGTGGCTGCGCCGCGCCCAGGGCAAGTATCCGCCGGTGCGCCTGCGCCAAGAGCTGCAGCGCGTGTGGCGCGGCCACACGGACGAGGTGCTGGGGCTGGCCCGAGCCTTGGTGGCCCAGGGCCGGCTGGCGCTGGTGCGGCTGCTCTTCGAGACTATGGAGTTAGAGGGCGAGGGCGCAGGCGAGGGCGCGGCGCGGGGCCACCGGGCGCTCTCCTTCTGA